A segment of the Kluyveromyces marxianus DMKU3-1042 DNA, complete genome, chromosome 5 genome:
tgttgaagatacCCACCCATTCTTATCGTATTACCAATGCGTTGCAGATTTCTCGACAACTGTAGACCCAGGGTTCCGTCATATCATTAAAAGAGCTGCTACGTCAAATAAATACAGAAAAGAATTCGTGAAAGCACTTGAAGTGTTCAATCCAACAGCAGCCTTGACTTTCAAGACAACAGAGGCTATTGATATGTTCCATTCAGGTGTAAAGGTCAATGCCCTTCCTGAGACCGGCTCTGTCCAAATCAATTACCGTGTTGGAATTCATTCCaacattgaagaagttttggaaagaacAACCAACATCGTGAACAAGGTTGCTCAAGCACATGGCTATAATCTAACTGTTGGAgaagataataataacgtTATTTACTCGGATCCATCGAATACAGGTTCTCTGACTATGAAATTGTATACGACAAAAAACCCTTCTCCCAGATCACCTAGTTATCAAGACAATGATAAGGTTTGGGATTTATTCGCAGGGACCATCAAAGATTACTTTGAAAATAGAgttttcttgaaggaaaaagagtCGGGTAAACCGCCAAAACTTTTCATTACGACTTCTACCATGACACCAAACACTGACACCAGACATATGTGGAATTTGACATCACACATATACAGATTCCAAGGCGCTATTTTCCCTCCAGATCTCTTGAAAGGTGTTCATTCTGTTAACGAGCACTCTTCAGTATCCTCTGTTGTACAAATAGCAGGATTTGTGTATGAATATGTTTTGAATGCCGACCAAGCCAATCTTGGATACTAAATAGTTTGTCCAAATCTGTCGTTAACAAAAACTATACAAACCAGATTTTTATGAGCTTTCtgtaaaaaaataacaatataaatgttttcaaaacGAGTAAGCAGTCTAACTCTGCTTGGAACCTATATATACGCGTCTCTTGTAAACACCATATGTAGTGTCAGAATAACTTGTCAGCTCAACTGAAATAGTACTAGGatttataaaaaaaatataataaccGGGTAACAAATTTTGTTCTGGTCGTTTTTGAAGATTCGACATACCCATCAAAAAATGTAGATGAAATATCTATTGAACTTTAGAACCATTGAAGTatgcaaaagaaatataGTAACAGATCTAAGTGAGCTTGTTCTAGTCCATTGAGGTTGAACCAAGGATTGAAAATGTCTAAACAAGAACTTATAGCCAAAATAAGATATGAAAATGAGCTCCCTGCTCCTCTCTTACCCCCAAAGATTATCAAGTATGAAAATACAGCAGATGAGGACGTTAGCTCGAGTAAACTAGTAACATCTTTATACACCAAGACCAATGTGACGTCTTTAATAAGTGTTGACCACGATTTAGGAATGCCTTTGGACCTCTTGACAATTCCTGGAGTTTTGAACCAACAAAACACCAGTGGGTTGTTTGGGTATGATAACATAAAGTTAAAGCAAGAAGACAGAGTACTTCTAAGAGATCCAAGAATGGATAAGGTTGCTAAGACCGATCTATCTAAGGTGACATTCTTGAGAAGAACAGAATATGTTTCAAGTGCAACTACTTCTAAGGCAGATAAGACGAAGAGAATATATTCTGAGctagaaaaggaagaaactTTAACACCAGAACAGGTACTCGAGAAAATTGACTCTACGTTCTCACATACTACTGATGACATCGAGAAACTACATCATcctatcaagaagaaggtcaAGGCTGTGAAAACTTGGAACTTGCTACCCGATACCGTTGCCATGGATCAGGGTTATTTTGCGGTCAAATTCGTTGGCTCCGCTGCACTTGAtagtaaagaaaaggaaaaatacGATATGCGTACCGCCTTATTAAGACCAGtggaattagaagaagatgagtGGATCAGCGTTTACTCCGCAGATAAAGAGAGTTCTAACAAGATGGGTGAAAACTTGGAACAGCAAATTGACGAAATCACACATGATGATACTGTATATAAGTTCAAAAGGTTCAGAGATTTCGACATGAAACAAGTACAGCCTGAAAATCCATTAAGCGACTTAGTATTGAGATACGATAATGAAAAGGGAATTGTTTACTATAAGCCATTGCGCACAAAATTAGAATtaaggagaagaagagtcaATGATGTGATAAGGCCTCTTGTGAGAGAACATAATTGGGATCAAATTAACGTTGTATTAAGagcaccaacaacaaaggAAACCAAGATGAGAGATGCTATTAGAATGAGATACGATCCAATAGATTTCCCAGCGCTTGACGACGATGAAAAcgacgaggaagaagaaccatcGAATGT
Coding sequences within it:
- the PAF1 gene encoding Paf1p, whose amino-acid sequence is MSKQELIAKIRYENELPAPLLPPKIIKYENTADEDVSSSKLVTSLYTKTNVTSLISVDHDLGMPLDLLTIPGVLNQQNTSGLFGYDNIKLKQEDRVLLRDPRMDKVAKTDLSKVTFLRRTEYVSSATTSKADKTKRIYSELEKEETLTPEQVLEKIDSTFSHTTDDIEKLHHPIKKKVKAVKTWNLLPDTVAMDQGYFAVKFVGSAALDSKEKEKYDMRTALLRPVELEEDEWISVYSADKESSNKMGENLEQQIDEITHDDTVYKFKRFRDFDMKQVQPENPLSDLVLRYDNEKGIVYYKPLRTKLELRRRRVNDVIRPLVREHNWDQINVVLRAPTTKETKMRDAIRMRYDPIDFPALDDDENDEEEEPSNVEGNNATKVEENAAEEAEKPVQSETVEAKTEESV